The following proteins are co-located in the Pirellulales bacterium genome:
- the rlmN gene encoding 23S rRNA (adenine(2503)-C(2))-methyltransferase RlmN translates to MCLMSNRLVAPAERPRLLDSLDRTLAEWTAAHGLPSFRAKQIRRWLFEKRAGDWDAMSDLPKGAREQLADAFRLWTATIAKHTTADDGTEKLLLGLADGGQIECVLLRDEVRRTICISTQVGCGMGCVFCASGLDGVDRNLATGEIVEEMLQLQRLLAPEERLSHIVVMGMGEPLANLDRLLPALDEARRPDGLGISARRITISTVGLPPAMDRLARHEANYRLAVSLHAPNDELRNQLVPVNKNIGIDAILAAADRYFAVSGRRITYEYVLLADLNDRPEHAGQLARLLAGREAMLNVIPYNPVAGLPYGTPTPERQHAFRAILERAGVTVKFRHRKGNRIDAACGQLRRSQQPLELAPGQ, encoded by the coding sequence ATGTGTTTGATGTCAAATAGACTCGTCGCTCCGGCGGAGCGCCCTCGCTTGCTCGACTCGCTGGATCGGACTCTCGCCGAGTGGACCGCGGCCCACGGCCTGCCCTCGTTTCGCGCGAAGCAAATTCGCCGCTGGTTGTTTGAAAAGCGGGCCGGCGATTGGGACGCGATGTCCGATCTTCCCAAGGGGGCCCGCGAGCAATTGGCCGACGCATTCCGGCTTTGGACCGCGACGATCGCCAAGCACACGACCGCCGACGACGGCACCGAGAAGCTGCTCTTGGGGCTGGCCGACGGGGGACAAATCGAGTGCGTCCTGTTGCGCGACGAGGTGCGCCGCACGATTTGCATTAGCACCCAAGTCGGCTGCGGCATGGGGTGCGTCTTTTGCGCCAGCGGGCTCGACGGGGTCGATCGCAATCTCGCCACCGGCGAGATCGTCGAAGAGATGCTGCAACTGCAGCGGTTGCTCGCCCCTGAAGAACGGCTCAGCCACATCGTGGTGATGGGCATGGGCGAGCCGCTGGCGAATCTCGATCGGCTCCTCCCCGCGCTCGACGAGGCCCGCCGACCCGACGGATTGGGGATCAGCGCTCGGCGGATCACGATCTCGACCGTCGGCCTCCCCCCTGCGATGGATCGGCTCGCCCGACACGAGGCGAATTACCGCTTGGCCGTTTCGCTGCACGCCCCCAACGACGAACTGCGAAACCAGCTCGTGCCGGTCAACAAGAACATCGGCATCGACGCGATTCTGGCGGCCGCGGATCGGTATTTCGCGGTGAGCGGCCGGCGGATCACCTACGAGTACGTCCTGCTGGCCGACCTGAACGACCGTCCTGAACACGCCGGCCAACTCGCCCGACTGCTCGCAGGGCGCGAGGCGATGCTAAACGTCATCCCCTACAACCCCGTGGCGGGATTGCCGTACGGCACGCCGACCCCCGAGCGGCAGCACGCGTTCCGCGCGATCTTGGAGCGAGCCGGCGTGACGGTGAAATTCCGCCACCGCAAAGGCAACCGCATCGACGCCGCGTGCGGGCAATTGCGCAGGTCGCAGCAGCCGCTTGAGCTGGCCCCCGGTCAATGA
- a CDS encoding putative toxin-antitoxin system toxin component, PIN family, whose product MRIVLDTNVLVSALIVPSGASHQLWERCAAGDYELVTSLQQLEELERVLQYPKLHAICRPELPQTC is encoded by the coding sequence GTGCGGATCGTCCTTGACACGAACGTGCTGGTGTCGGCCTTGATCGTCCCGAGCGGCGCATCTCACCAGCTTTGGGAGCGCTGCGCCGCAGGCGATTATGAACTGGTGACATCGCTTCAGCAGTTGGAAGAACTGGAGCGCGTGCTCCAGTATCCCAAGCTGCACGCTATCTGCCGCCCGGAGCTGCCGCAGACCTGTTGA
- the sppA gene encoding signal peptide peptidase SppA — MSSENSPAGNPQIVVQQAPTPALGKYGRYLLLALGAAVMIILGQAASYRSYFSPPGGPQEKYHSLDREAKDKIAVLRIEGAILDSDGFVKQQIDRIREDDAVKAVVLRIDSPGGTVTASDYLYHALRKLADERELPLVVSMGSICASGGYYLAMAAGDAPDVVFAEPSTWTGSIGVVIPHYDLSGLLAQYNVRDDSVASHPNKLMGSPTRELKPEERAAERELLQTLVDESFERFKNIVRSGRPKLAKDDARLEQATTGQIFSADQAKALGLVDRIGFLDEAIARAAELAGRDVKSVRAIKYDQPPTTLSSLLSADGGSLRPAARFDLAQLLDLTAPRAFYLCTWLPSLLGEGR; from the coding sequence ATGTCGTCCGAGAACAGCCCCGCCGGCAACCCGCAGATCGTCGTGCAGCAGGCCCCGACCCCTGCGTTGGGCAAGTACGGCCGATACCTGCTGCTAGCACTGGGCGCGGCCGTGATGATCATTCTGGGGCAGGCGGCGAGTTATCGCAGCTACTTCAGCCCCCCCGGCGGGCCCCAGGAAAAGTACCACTCGCTCGACCGCGAGGCGAAGGACAAAATCGCCGTACTGCGGATCGAGGGGGCGATCCTCGACTCCGACGGATTCGTCAAGCAGCAGATCGACCGCATCCGCGAGGACGACGCGGTCAAGGCGGTCGTCCTGCGAATCGACTCCCCCGGCGGCACCGTGACGGCCAGCGACTACCTCTACCACGCGCTCCGCAAGCTCGCCGACGAGCGCGAACTGCCGCTGGTCGTCAGCATGGGCAGCATCTGCGCCAGCGGCGGCTACTACTTGGCCATGGCCGCGGGAGACGCCCCCGACGTCGTCTTCGCCGAGCCGAGCACCTGGACCGGTTCGATCGGCGTCGTGATCCCGCATTACGACCTGTCGGGCCTGTTGGCCCAGTACAACGTCCGCGACGACTCGGTCGCCAGCCACCCGAACAAGCTCATGGGGAGCCCCACCCGCGAACTGAAACCCGAAGAACGAGCCGCCGAACGCGAGTTGCTGCAGACGTTGGTCGACGAAAGCTTTGAGCGGTTCAAGAACATCGTCCGGTCCGGCCGACCGAAGCTGGCCAAGGACGACGCGAGGCTTGAACAAGCGACCACGGGGCAAATCTTTTCGGCCGATCAGGCGAAGGCGTTGGGGCTAGTCGATCGAATCGGCTTCCTCGACGAGGCAATCGCTCGAGCCGCCGAACTCGCCGGCCGCGACGTGAAATCGGTCCGCGCGATCAAGTACGATCAGCCGCCGACCACGCTCAGTTCGCTGCTGTCGGCCGACGGCGGGTCGCTGCGACCCGCGGCGCGGTTCGATCTGGCGCAACTCTTGGACCTGACCGCTCCCCGGGCGTTCTACCTGTGCACGTGGCTGCCGTCGCTGTTGGGGGAGGGGCGGTGA
- a CDS encoding sugar phosphate isomerase/epimerase — protein sequence MFVCAAAECFPNLPTDEVLPTLVDLQFTAIELRLGEDSAAWCRPSLALEDLDRAIDMFRDTHRLTIAALSFDLPPSDPQYQQKFAACCKLAKALRVVPLAVPAAELGTPFNEEIERLRGMVKSASLEGCQVAMKTTIGCMTEDPDTAVVLCDTVKGLGLTLDPSHYVAGPRQGRDFSKVLPYVYHVHLRDSTKSKLYVRVGQGEIDYGKLIGQLEKVGYNRALTIDMTPLEGFEHKAEMRKMRLLLDSLL from the coding sequence GTGTTTGTTTGCGCCGCTGCAGAGTGTTTTCCCAATCTGCCCACAGACGAGGTGCTGCCCACGCTGGTCGATTTGCAGTTCACGGCGATCGAACTGCGGCTTGGCGAGGACTCGGCCGCGTGGTGCCGCCCGTCGCTGGCACTGGAGGATCTGGACCGGGCGATCGACATGTTTCGCGACACGCATCGGCTGACGATCGCGGCGCTTTCGTTCGATCTGCCGCCAAGCGATCCCCAATACCAGCAGAAGTTCGCCGCATGCTGCAAGCTGGCCAAGGCGCTGCGCGTCGTGCCGTTGGCGGTCCCCGCCGCCGAACTGGGCACCCCCTTCAACGAGGAGATCGAGCGCCTGCGCGGGATGGTCAAGTCGGCCTCGCTCGAAGGGTGTCAGGTCGCCATGAAGACGACCATCGGCTGCATGACCGAGGACCCCGATACGGCGGTCGTGCTGTGCGACACGGTCAAGGGGCTGGGGCTCACCCTCGACCCCAGCCATTACGTCGCCGGACCGCGGCAAGGGCGCGACTTCTCGAAGGTCCTTCCCTACGTATACCACGTCCATCTGCGCGACTCGACCAAGAGCAAGCTTTACGTCCGCGTCGGCCAAGGGGAAATCGACTACGGCAAGCTGATCGGCCAGTTGGAAAAAGTCGGCTACAACCGCGCACTGACCATCGACATGACCCCGCTTGAGGGGTTCGAGCACAAAGCAGAAATGCGCAAGATGCGGCTGCTGCTCGACAGTTTGCTGTAA
- a CDS encoding sigma-70 family RNA polymerase sigma factor has product MSITDSTALRYTAQDPDVRLMLRVRDGDAQAFEELMLRYQGRVASLMTHLVGRRDLAEDLTQDVFLRVYRARGRYVPGSKFSTWLFTIAHNVAANSRRSAARRREINLAPAPGGDSAANSLEAHALDASGMMPTRLADKAELRQIVELAVGTLNERQREAMLLNKFEHLSYEEIAEVMQLTPSAVKSLLSRARVNLRDVLEPYLQQGVRVDGLGGLDDRS; this is encoded by the coding sequence GTGTCGATCACCGATTCCACCGCGCTGCGTTACACGGCTCAGGATCCTGACGTCCGGCTCATGCTGCGCGTGCGGGACGGCGATGCGCAGGCGTTCGAGGAGTTGATGTTGCGGTACCAGGGACGGGTGGCGTCGCTGATGACCCACCTCGTCGGCCGGCGCGACTTGGCCGAGGACCTGACCCAGGACGTGTTTCTGCGGGTCTACCGAGCTCGCGGTCGGTATGTGCCGGGGTCGAAGTTTTCGACCTGGTTGTTCACGATCGCTCACAACGTGGCGGCCAACTCGCGGCGGTCGGCGGCTCGACGGCGCGAGATCAATCTCGCCCCGGCCCCCGGCGGCGACTCGGCGGCCAACTCGCTGGAAGCCCACGCCCTCGACGCCAGCGGCATGATGCCGACCCGACTGGCCGACAAAGCCGAACTGCGGCAGATTGTCGAACTGGCCGTCGGCACGCTCAACGAGCGACAGCGCGAGGCGATGTTGCTCAACAAATTCGAACACCTCAGCTACGAAGAGATTGCCGAGGTTATGCAATTGACCCCCTCGGCCGTCAAGTCGCTGCTGTCCCGCGCGCGGGTCAATCTGCGCGACGTCCTGGAACCGTACCTGCAACAAGGCGTCCGTGTCGACGGGTTGGGAGGACTCGATGACCGCTCCTGA